The Shewanella sp. MTB7 genome includes a window with the following:
- a CDS encoding MmcQ/YjbR family DNA-binding protein — MNVEAARQYLLTKPETALDFPFGKEVSVFKVKGKMFATLSLGKMGKSQDETSQDWWMNLKCDPDEAAILRDIFPAVIPGYHMNKALWNTVILDGSIPQGEIERMIDNSFALVVAKMPKKDQTSIVLHLAET, encoded by the coding sequence ATGAATGTAGAAGCTGCAAGGCAGTACTTGTTAACTAAACCAGAAACAGCATTGGACTTTCCTTTTGGCAAGGAGGTGTCAGTGTTTAAGGTAAAGGGTAAGATGTTCGCCACCCTATCTTTGGGGAAAATGGGTAAAAGCCAAGATGAGACAAGCCAAGACTGGTGGATGAACCTCAAATGCGATCCCGATGAAGCTGCTATATTACGTGATATATTTCCAGCGGTGATCCCCGGTTATCACATGAATAAGGCGCTGTGGAATACCGTCATTCTTGACGGCTCAATCCCACAAGGTGAGATTGAGCGCATGATAGATAACTCTTTTGCTTTGGTCGTTGCTAAGATGCCAAAAAAAGACCAAACTTCGATTGTCTTGCATCTAGCAGAAACTTAA
- a CDS encoding metallophosphoesterase, which translates to MKKIITLSLISLLFNPLTFASERESNTISGDTSSSFDGPYLFNKRTAEKHHKSEQNAYWICDDRLLSTPVKGNRLKRPLSCGQLPEPELNDDAKIIQPDSYTGIEKIVALSDVHGQYDVLIQLLKNQKIIDQNNDWAFGDGHMVMTGDMFDRGHQVNEVLWFMYKLDKQAGEAGGKLHLLMGNHEQMVMRGDLRYVNKRYQVAEKLLNRTYDELYDNSSEIGQWLRSKNTLVKINDSLFLHGGISSEWIDRKLTLAKANTLYRANIDKSKEELTQDPLLNFLFLSNGPTWFRGYFKPDFDETELDQILNYFKVNRVVVGHTSQEQVLGLFNNKVLAVDSSIKNGGSGEVLLMQDNKLTRGLYNGDRIVL; encoded by the coding sequence TTGAAAAAAATAATAACATTAAGCTTGATTAGTTTACTTTTTAATCCGTTAACATTCGCATCTGAGCGAGAGTCAAATACCATTTCAGGCGACACGTCATCCTCCTTTGATGGCCCCTATCTGTTCAACAAAAGAACCGCTGAAAAACACCACAAAAGTGAACAAAATGCCTATTGGATCTGTGATGATAGATTGCTTTCCACTCCAGTAAAAGGTAACCGACTCAAACGTCCGCTTAGCTGTGGTCAACTGCCGGAACCAGAACTCAACGACGATGCCAAAATCATACAACCAGATAGTTACACTGGAATAGAGAAGATTGTGGCATTGAGTGATGTCCATGGTCAGTATGATGTACTCATTCAACTGTTAAAGAATCAGAAAATCATAGACCAGAACAATGACTGGGCCTTCGGTGACGGCCATATGGTCATGACCGGGGATATGTTTGACCGTGGCCATCAAGTCAATGAAGTGCTGTGGTTTATGTACAAGCTCGACAAACAGGCCGGTGAAGCTGGCGGCAAGTTGCACTTATTGATGGGCAATCATGAGCAGATGGTCATGCGCGGTGACTTACGTTATGTCAACAAGCGTTACCAAGTGGCGGAAAAACTACTCAATCGCACCTATGATGAGCTGTACGACAATAGCAGTGAGATAGGCCAATGGCTTCGTAGCAAAAATACCCTTGTGAAGATCAATGACTCGCTATTTCTTCACGGTGGAATAAGCAGCGAGTGGATCGATCGTAAACTCACTCTCGCAAAAGCTAACACCTTATACCGCGCCAATATAGACAAATCCAAAGAGGAATTAACACAAGACCCTCTACTGAACTTTCTGTTCTTAAGTAACGGACCCACTTGGTTTAGAGGCTATTTCAAACCAGACTTCGATGAAACAGAGCTGGATCAGATCCTTAACTACTTCAAGGTCAACCGCGTCGTTGTCGGACACACCTCGCAAGAGCAGGTGTTGGGACTGTTCAACAACAAAGTGCTCGCTGTCGATTCAAGCATTAAAAATGGTGGATCCGGTGAAGTCCTGCTGATGCAGGATAATAAGTTAACACGCGGATTATATAACGGCGACCGAATAGTCTTGTAA